A stretch of Equus caballus isolate H_3958 breed thoroughbred chromosome 11, TB-T2T, whole genome shotgun sequence DNA encodes these proteins:
- the GPATCH8 gene encoding G patch domain-containing protein 8 isoform X5: protein MFRPTTVAVDEEGGDDDKDESATNSGTSATATCGLGSEFSTDKGGPFTAIQITNTTGLAQAPGLASQGISFGIKNNLGTPLQKLGVSFSFAKKAPVKLESIASVFKDHAEEGTSEDGTKADEKGSDQGLQKVGDSDGSSNLDGKKEDEDPQDGGSLASTLSKLKRMKREEGAGATEPEYYHYIPPAHCKVKPHFPFLLFMRASEQMEGDNSAHPKSALESKKSISPKPKGCIKVAASQGAEKTVSEVSEQQTETSVAEPSEPGSKGETKKPSRDVSEQSLESQCASEVQMCESNSSKETSQATPAGKESHEGPKHPTGPFFPVLSKDESTALQWPSELLIFTKAEPSISYSCNPLYFDFKLSRNKDARAKGTEKPKDIGGSSKDHLQDLDPGEPNKSKEGEENVEHSSGGRTDAPASGSACSSLNKQEPGGSHGSETEDTGRSLPSKKERSGKSHRHKKKKKHKKSSKHKRKHKVDPEEKSSKAESGEKSKKRKKRKRKKNKVSAPADSERGPKPEPPGSGSPAPPRRRRRAQEDSQRRSLPAEEGSSGKKDEGGGGGSSQDHSGRKHKGEPPASSCQRRASTKRSSRSSHRSRPSSGDEDSDDASSRRLHQKSPSQYSEEDEEEDSGSEHSRSRSRSGRHHSSHRSSRRSYSSSSDASSDQSCYSRQRSYSDDSYSDYSDRSRRHSKRSHDSDDSDYASSKHRSKRHRYSSSDDDYSLSCSQSRSRSRSHTRERSRSRGHSRSSSCSRSRSKRRSRSTTAHSWQRSRSYSRDRSRSTRSPSQRSGSRKGSWGHESPEERRSGRRDFIRSKIYRSQSPQYFRSGRGEGPGKKEDGRGDDGKGTGPPSQNSNSGAGRGSEGDCSPEDKNSVTARLLLEKIQSRKVERKPSVSEEVLATPNKAGLKLKDPPQGYFGPKLPPSLGSKPVLPLIGKLPATRKPNTKKCEESGLERGEEQEQSETEEGPPGNSDAPFGHQFPSEETAGLLSDLPQEEPKSEEATADHPVAPLSTPVHSDCYPGDPTISHNYLPDPSDGDTLESLDSGSQPGPVESSLLPIAPDLEHFPSYAPPSGEPSIESADGAEDASLAPLESQPITFTPEEMEKYSKLQQAAQQHIQQQLLAKQVKAFPASAALAPATPALQPIHIQQPATASATSITTVQHAILQHHAAAAAAAIGIHPHPHPQPLAQVHHIPQPHLTPISLSHLTHSIIPGHPATFLASHPIHIIPASAIHPGPFTFHPVPHAALYPTLLAPRPAAAAATALHLHPLLHPIFSGQDLQHPPSHGT from the coding sequence ATGTTCAGACCAACCACAGTGGCTGTAGATGAAGAAGGTGGAGATGATGATAAAGATGAATCAGCTACAAACAGTGGCACAAGTGCCACTGCCACTTgtggcctgggatctgaattctCCACAGATAAAGGAGGCCCTTTCACTGCAATACAAATCACTAATACCACTGGACTGGCACAGGCTCCTGGGTTAGCCTCCCAAGGCATCAGCTTTGGCATTAAGAATAATCTGGGGACCCCATTACAAAAATTGGGAGTGTCATTTTCCTTTGCCAAGAAGGCTCCTGTCAAACTAGAATCAATAGCATCAGTTTTCAAGGACCATGCAGAGGAAGGGACCTCTGAAGATGGAACAAAAGCTGATGAGAAGGGTTCTGACCAAGGACTGCAGAAGGTGGGAGACTCTGATGGTAGCAGTAATCTTGATGGTAAAAAAGAGGATGAAGACCCCCAGGATGGAGGGTCCCTTGCCTCAACCTTATCtaagttaaaaagaatgaagcgAGAAGAAGGAGCTGGGGCTACGGAGCCAGAGTATTATCACTACATCCCCCCAGCACACTGCAAAGTAAAACCTCATTTTCCCTTCCTACTGTTTATGAGAGCCAGTGAACAGATGGAAGGTGACAATAGTGCACACCCAAAGAGTGCCCTGGAGAGCAAAAAGAGCATTTCACCCAAGCCTAAAGGCTGCATCAAGGTGGCAGCAAGCCAAGGAGCAGAAAAGACAGTTAGTGAAGTCTCCGAGCAGCAGACAGAAACCAGTGTGGCTGAGCCCTCAGAGCCTGGAAGCAAAGGTGAGACAAAGAAGCCCTCAAGAGATGTAAGTGAGCAGAGTTTAGAGAGTCAGTGTGCTTCAGAGGTCCAAATGTGTGAGTCTAACTCTTCTAAAGAAACTTCTCAGGCCACCCCAGCAGGGAAAGAAAGCCATGAGGGACCCAAACATCCTACTGGTCCCTTCTTTCCAGTTTTGAGCAAAGATGAAAGCACTGCCCTCCAGTGGCCATCAGAACTATTAATTTTCACCAAGGCAGAACCCTCCATTTCGTACAGTTGTAACCCTTTATACTTTGACTTTAAACTTTCAAGAAACAAAGATGCCAGAGCTAAAGGGACAGAAAAACCAAAGGACATAGGAGGCTCCTCAAAGGACCATCTCCAAGACCTTGATCCAGGCGAGCCAAATAAAAGCAAGGAGGGGGAAGAGAATGTAGAACATTCCTCAGGAGGCAGAACAGATGCCCCTGCTTCAGGGTCTGCCTGTAGCAGCCTGAATAAGCAGGAGCCTGGAGGCAGCCATGGGTCAGAGacagaagacacagggagaagcctTCCTAGCAAGAAAGAACGATCTGGAAAGTCCCACcgacacaaaaagaaaaagaaacacaaaaaatccAGCAAACACAAACGGAAACACAAGGTTGACCCAGAAGAGAAAAGCTCTAAGGCAGAGTCTGGGGAGAAGTCTAAGAAGCGCAAGAAACGAAAACGAAAGAAGAATAAGGTATCAGCCCCGGCAGATTCTGAACGGGGACCCAAACCAGAACCCCCTGGGAGTGGTAGCCCTGCACCACCAAGAAGACGGCGGCGAGCTCAAGAAGATTCCCAGCGGAGATCCCTCCCGGCTGAAGAAGGGAGCAGTGGCAAGAAGGATGaaggtggaggtggtggcagctcacaggaTCACAGCGGGAGAAAACACAAAGGTGAGCCTCCAGCTTCATCCTGCCAGCGAAGAGCTAGCACCAAACGGAGCAGCCGGTCCAGCCATCGCAGTCGACCCAGTAGTGGAGATGAGGATAGTGATGATGCTTCATCACGCCGGCTGCACCAGAAGTCTCCATCCCAGTACagtgaggaggatgaggaggaagactCGGGCAGTGAGCATTCCCGTAGCCGTTCACGGTCTGGCCGGCACCATTCTTCACACCGTTCCTCCCGGCGTTCTTACTCAAGTAGCTCAGATGCTTCTTCAGACCAGAGCTGCTATAGTAGACAACGCAGTTACTCTGATGATAGCTATAGTGACTATAGTGACCGATCACGAAGGCACTCCAAGCGCTCCCATGACTCTGATGACTCAGACTATGCCAGCTCCAAGCACCGGTCCAAACGGCACAGATATTCATCTTCTGATGATGACTATAGCCTCAGCTGCAGCCAGTCCCGAAGCCGGTCTCGGAGTCATACTAGGGAGCGCTCAAGATCCCGGGGCCACAGTCGCAGCAGCAGTTGTAGTCGCAGCCGAAGCAAACGGAGAAGCCGCAGCACCACGGCCCACAGCTGGCAGCGGAGCCGGAGCTATAGCCGAGACCGCAGCCGAAGCACCAGGAGCCCTTCCCAGAGATCAGGCTCCAGGAAGGGATCATGGGGTCATGAGAGCCCTGAGGAGAGGCGTTCTGGTCGTCGAGACTTCATTCGCTCTAAAATCTACCGCTCCCAGTCTCCCCAGTATTTCCGATCAGGCCGGGGAGAAGGTCCTGGGAAGAAAGAAGATGGCAGAGGAGATGATGGTAAAGGGACAGGCCCACCCTCCCAGAACAGCAACAGTGGTGCAGGAAGGGGGTCAGAAGGTGACTGCAGCCCTGAAGACAAGAACTCTGTCACTGCCAGACTGCTACTGGAGAAGATTCAGTCAAGGAAAGTGGAGAGGAAACCGAGTGTGAGTGAGGAGGTGCTGGCCACCCCTAATAAAGCCGGGCTTAAGCTCAAAGACCCACCTCAAGGTTACTTTGGGCCCAAGCTCCCCCCTTCTCTTGGCAGTAAGCCTGTCCTTCCACTGATAGGGAAGCTCCCAGCTACCCGAAAGCCCAACACCAAGAAATGTGAAGAGTCTGGCTTAGAAAGGGGGGAAGAGCAAGAACAGTCAGAGACAGAAGAAGGGCCTCCAGGGAATAGTGATGCCCCATTTGGACATCAGTTCCCCTCAGAGGAAACAGCTGGCCTCTTATCGGACCTACCCCAAGAAGAGCCAAAGTCTGAAGAAGCGACTGCTGATCACCCTGTGGCTCCACTAAGCACCCCAGTGCACTCTGACTGCTATCCTGGGGACCCAACCATCTCCCATAACTACCTCCCTGACCCCAGCGATGGGGACACCCTAGAGTCCTTGGATAGTGGCAGTCAGCCAGGCCCCGTGGAATCCAGCTTGCTGCCTATAGCACCAGACCTTGAGCACTTCCCCAGTTATGCACCTCCCAGTGGGGAGCCTAGTATTGAGTCAGCTGATGGGGCTGAGGATGCTTCTCTGGCCCCACTAGAGAGCCAGCCCATCACCTTCACCCCCGAGGAGATGGAGAAGTACAGCAAGCTCCAGCAGGCTGCGCAGCAACACATCCAGCAGCAGCTTCTGGCCAAGCAAGTGAAGGCCTTTCCAGCCTCtgctgccctggccccagccacTCCAGCCTTGCAGCCCATCCACATTCAGCAGCCGGCCACAGCCTCTGCCACTTCCATCACAACTGTTCAGCATGCCATCCTACAACATCATgctgcagcagctgctgctgccattggcattcacccccacccccacccccagccacttGCCCAAGTACATCATattccccagccccacctgacccccaTTTCTTTGTCCCACCTCACTCACTCAATCATCCCTGGACACCCTGCCACCTTTCTCGCTAGCCATCCCATCCACATCATTCCTGCCTCAgccatccatcctgggcccttcACCTTTCACCCTGTCCCACATGCTGCCCTCTACCCTACCCTGCTTGCCCCACGGCCTGCTGCAGCAGCTGCCACTGCCCTCCACCTTCACCCACTACTTCACCCCATCTTCTCAGGTCAGGACCTGCAGCACCCCCCCAGCCATGGTACATGA